One segment of Bacteroidota bacterium DNA contains the following:
- a CDS encoding type II toxin-antitoxin system Phd/YefM family antitoxin, producing MPIIKSISSMRNRTREISTLAREKDEPIYLTKNGEGDMVIMTIDHYERLKAQSELFEQLGVAQSQSAAGKKGITHSQMIASLRRRAHV from the coding sequence TGCGAAACCGCACTCGTGAAATATCCACCCTTGCCCGTGAAAAGGACGAACCCATTTACCTTACCAAGAATGGCGAGGGTGACATGGTCATCATGACTATCGATCACTACGAAAGACTGAAAGCACAATCCGAGCTTTTCGAACAGTTGGGCGTTGCACAATCTCAGTCTGCCGCCGGTAAAAAGGGAATTACTCATTCCCAAATGATTGCTTCATTGCGACGTCGAGCCCATGTCTAA